One Papaver somniferum cultivar HN1 chromosome 10, ASM357369v1, whole genome shotgun sequence genomic window carries:
- the LOC113318478 gene encoding UPF0481 protein At3g47200-like, whose translation MGFSVRDVSSRKKKEYLLDKRLSELKKVLIALKHKEKSNLRLQQQGQKEEVKKKKGKHEEPEEKWSSILDINLEEEDPYKELEVIIQKTEQPIFKLPSSLKMGNVKAYEPQVVSIGPYHHGKPHLVPMEVHKKRALVHFVKRSYVPLATYVSELMEVADELKLSYAQLDQEWIDDDNKFIELMIVDGCFLLEFLAVGTKVSIDDYARSDPMFSFHGKTVNYDSAIKDLLTVENQLPYLVLTTLLSVARPKEDAHEIISHMMLCHNEGPRRHILDRYAERVLEAPDLEIGMKLPTGYSASELYYQFGIRFKKVSGYKSIRFDYKQAVLLLPPIMIHDDHQNPFLNMRAFEVWVSKDLKFHSFIYLIKTLVKSVKDVTLLRYQGIIVGPLDQEAVLRSIQVFTKDIGMFNVDSEPIVALEDMNDYCKQGTVMVWRMYRIWAANLYENYFSNPWTVISLVAAAILMALTVTQTYYTIISYKANK comes from the exons ATGGGTTTCTCCGTAAGAGATGTTAGTAGCAGAAAGAAGAAGGAATATTTACTTGACAAAAGATTGTCTGAATTGAAGAAAGTTTTGATTGCCTTGAAACACAAAGAAAAATCTAATCTTAGACTCCAACAACAAGGACAAAAAGAGGAG gtgaagaagaaaaaaggaaaacatGAAGAGccagaagaaaaatggtcatcaATATTAGACATCaacttagaagaagaagatcctTACAAAGAATTAGAGGTTATAATACAGAAGACCGAACAACCGATATTCAAGTTACCTTCATCACTCAAAATGGGAAATGTGAAAGCTTATGAGCCCCAAGTTGTATCAATAGGTCCATACCATCATGGTAAACCACACTTGGTACCTATGGAAGTTCACAAGAAAAGAGCCCTGGTTCACTTTGTCAAGAGATCTTATGTTCCACTCGCAACCTATGTCAGTGAACTCATGGAAGTTGCGGATGAACTAAAGTTGTCTTATGCGCAATTGGACCAAGAATGGATTGATGATGACAATAAATTCATCGAGCTCATGATTGTGGACGGATGTTTCCTTTTGGAATTCTTGGCTGTTGGGACAAAGGTTTCTATTGATGATTACGCTCGCAGTGATCCAATGTTTAGCTTTCATGGAAAAACTGTCAACTATGATTCTGCAATCAAAGACTTGCTGACTGTGGAAAATCAGCTACCTTATCTTGTTCTTACTACGTTATTGTCCGTGGCACGCCCAAAAGAG GATGCACATGAAATTATATCTCATATGATGTTGTGCCACAACGAAGGTCCTCGGCGTCACATTCTGGATCGTTATGCTGAGAGGGTACTTGAGGCACCAGATTTGGAGATAGGAATGAAGTTACCTACTGGGTACTCAGCATCCGAGCTTTACTACCAATTTGGAATCCGATTCAAAAAGGTCAGTGGTTACAAGAGTATCAGGTTTGACTACAAACAAGCAGTCCTCCTACTTCCTCCGATCATGATTCACGATGACCACCAGAACCCATTTCTAAACATGAGAGCATTCGAGGTGTGGGTGAGCAAGGATTTGAAATTTCATTCCTTCATTTACCTCATCAAAACTCTTGTCAAATCGGTTAAGGACGTTACGCTGCTTCGATACCAGGGGATCATAGTTGGCCCGCTAGACCAAGAGGCTGTTCTTAGGTCGATTCAAGTCTTCACCAAAGACATAGGCATGTTCAATGTCGATTCGGAGCCTATTGTAGCTCTTGAAGATATGAACGACTATTGCAAACAAGGAACCGTTATGGTATGGAGAATGTACAGAATTTGGGCTGCAAATCTTTACGAGAATTACTTTAGTAATCCGTGGACTGTTATCTCTTTAGTTGCAGCAGCTATTCTCATGGCGCTCACCGTAACTCAGACCTACTACACAATCATTTCCTACAAGGCCAACAAGTAA
- the LOC113318477 gene encoding FACT complex subunit SSRP1-like, translating to MTDGPLYNNILLGGRGGTNSGQLRVHPGGIAWKKQGGGKVVEVDKVDVVGVTWMKIPRTYQLGIRTKDGVFYKFTGFRDQDVSSLTTYIQTNIGVTPAEKQLSVSGRNWGEVDLNGNMLTFVVGSKHGFEVSLADVSQTQMQGKNDVVLEFHVDDTTGANEKDSLVEMSFHIPNSNTQYVGDENRPPAQVFRDKIMSMADVGPSGEEAVVTFEGIAILTPRGRYSVELHASFLRLQGQANDFKIQYSSVMRLFLLPKSNQPHTFVVVTLDPPIRKGQTLYPHIVLQFETEFVVESTLSLSEDVLNTKYKGKLEPSYKGLIHEVFTSILRGLCGAKITRPGKFRSCQDGYAVKSSLKAEDGVLYPLEKGFFFLPKPPTLILHDEIEFVEFERHAAAGTNMHYFDLLVKLKSEQEHLFRNIQRNEYHNLFDFISGKGLKIMNLGDGPTAKMGEPDVPDDDALDPHLERIKNAVEESDEEDSDYSVKGVEDDGGSPSDDSGGEDSDASLSGAEKEKPTKKESKKEASTSKPAPASKRKPKDGDEDGGKKKKPKKKKDPNAPKKAMSGFMFFSQTERENIKKSNPGISFTDTAKALGEQWKKMTAEEKEPFEAKAKADQKRYKDAMAGYKGDAPTTIIDSGNESSE from the exons ATGACGGATGGTCCTCTTTACAATAACATTCTTCTTGGTGGTCGTGGCGGCACc AACTCTGGGCAGCTGAGAGTTCATCCAGGGGGTATTGCATGGAAGAAGCAGGGTGGTGGAAAAGTGGTTGAAGTCGACAAAGTTGACGTTGTTGGTGTAACATGGATGAAAATTCCTAGGACATATCAGCTTGGTATTCGAACAAAGGATGGTGTGTTCTACAAGTTCACAGGTTTCCGTGATCAG GATGTAAGTAGCTTGACAACATATATTCAAACCAATATTGGAGTAACACCAGCAGAAAAACAGCTTTCTGTAAGTGGAAGGAATTGGGGAGAAGTTGATCTAAATG GGAATATGCTAACTTTCGTGGTAGGTTCGAAGCATGGTTTTGAAGTATCGTTAGCAGATGTCTCACAGACACAGATGCAAGGAAAAAATGACGTTGTCTTGGAATTTCATGTGGATGACACCACTGGTGCTAATGAG AAAGATTCGTTGGTTGAAATGAGTTTTCACATACCTAATTCCAATACACAATATGTTGGTGATGAAAATCGTCCTCCGGCACAG GTTTTCCGTGACAAAATTATGTCAATGGCGGATGTTGGTCCATCGGGCGAAGAAGCTGTTGTCACGTTTGAGGGGATTGCCATCCTTACGCCTAG GGGTAGATACAGTGTTGAACTGCACGCATCATTTTTACGGCTCCAGGGACAGGCCAATGATTTTAAAATTCAATATAGCAGTGTTATGCGCTTGTTTCTTTTACCCAAG TCCAATCAACCACATACTTTCGTTGTTGTTACTCTAGACCCGCCAATCCGAAAAGGGCAAACCTTGTACCCGCATATCGTATTACAG TTTGAAACAGAATTTGTGGTTGAAAGTACCTTGTCACTAAGTGAGGATGTTTTGAATACCAAGTATAAGGGCAAGTTAGAACCATCATACAAG GGGCTTATTCATGAAGTTTTCACTTCCATCTTGCGTGGTTTATGTGGCGCCAAAATTACTAGGCCAGGAAAGTTCCGTAGTTGTCAAGATGGATATGCGGTGAAGTCTTCTTTGAAAGCTGAAGACGGTGTATTGTATCCTCTCGAGAAGGGTTTCTTCTTTTTACCTAAACCTCCTACCCTCATTCTCCACGATGAG ATTGAATTTGTGGAGTTTGAGAGGCATGCGGCTGCAGGCACAAATATGCACTACTTTGATCTTCTTGTCAAATTAAAAAGCGAGCAAGAACATCTCTTTCGGAATATTCAAAGAAATGAATATCATAATCTCTTTGACTTCATTAG TGGCAAGGGTTTGAAAATCATGAACCTTGGGGATGGCCCAACTGCAAAAATGGGAGAACCTGATGTGCCTGATGACGATGCTCTTGATCCCCATCTTGAGCGGATTAAAAATGCTGTTGAAGAGAGTGATGAAGAG GATTCTGATTATTCCGTGAAAGGTGTTGAGGATGATGGTGGATCTCCTAGTGATGACTCAGGAGGGGAGGATTCTGATGCAAGTTTAAGCGGAGCAGAGAAAGAG AAGCCCACGAAGAAGGAATCTAAGAAAGAAGCTTCTACATCCAAGCCAGCGCCAGCAAGTAAGAGGAAACCAAAAGACGGAGATGAAGATGGTGGAAAAAAGAAGAAACCCAAGAAAAAGAAGGATCCAAACGCACCGAAGAAGGCTATGTCTGGTTTCATGTTTTTCTCACAAACTGAAAGAGAA AACATAAAGAAAAGTAACCCTGGAATATCATTTACTGATACGGCAAAGGCACTTGGAGAACAGTGGAAGAAAATGACAG CCGAGGAGAAAGAACCATTCGAAGCAAAGGCCAAGGCTGATCAGAAACGTTACAAGGATGCCATGGCTGGGTATAAAGGCGATGCTCCGACAACAATTATTGATTCAGGGAATGAATCTAGTGAGTAG